From the Streptococcus hyointestinalis genome, the window CTGACACCAATATCGCTGTTGGTCTTCGCAAGAACGACCCTATCATCACAAAGGTCAACAAGGTTCTTGATGGCATTTCAAAAACCGAGCAAATCAACTTGATGGACGATATGATTTCACGTCAGCCTGCAACAGTTGCTACCGATGAAAAATCATCTTTCTTTAAACAAGTGGTGACTATTTTTAAAGAAAATTGGCAACAATTCCTACGTGGAACAGGAATCACCTTACTTATCTCTATCGTTGGGACAATCGTTGGGCTCTTTATCGGTCTCTTAATCGGAGTCTATCGTACAGCTCCTCTCGCAGCCAACCGAGTGCTTGCTATTTTGCAAAAAGCCTTTGGCTGGTTGCTCAATGTCTATATCGAAATCTTCCGTGGAACACCGATGATTGTACAAGCTATGGTCATTTACTACGGAACGGCGCAAGCCTTTGGTATCTCGCTTGACCGTACATTAGCTGCGATTTTCATCGTCTCTATCAACACAGGTGCTTACATGAGTGAGATTGTACGTGGTGGTATCTTCGCTGTTGACAAAGGACAGTTTGAAGCCGCTACTGCTCTTGGCTTTACGCATAACCAAACCATGCGTAAAATCGTCCTACCGCAGGTTATCCGCAACATCCTTCCAGCAACTGGTAATGAATTTGTCATCAATATCAAGGATACGTCTGTCTTGAACGTTATCTCCGTTGTTGAGCTCTACTTCTCAGGAAATACCGTAGCCACACAGACCTACCAATATTTCCAAACCTTCTTTATCATCGCTGTCATCTACTTCATTTTGACCTTTACAGTGACACGTATCCTTCGCTACATTGAAAAGCGTTTTGACTCAGACGA encodes:
- a CDS encoding ABC transporter substrate-binding protein/permease; translated protein: MKKLFLSITAALFILFGGMSTAQADDYLRVGMEAAYAPFNWTQNDNSNGAVKIEGTNQYANGYDVQIAKKIASALNKKVLVVKTKWEGLVPALTSGKIDMIIAGMSPTEERKKEIAFSDAYYISEPTLVVNSKGKYANATKLSDFKGAKVTAQQGVYLYDLISQINGVQKEVAMGDFTQLRQAVESGIIDAYVSERPDALSAQNANPNLKMITLKDGFNTSESDTNIAVGLRKNDPIITKVNKVLDGISKTEQINLMDDMISRQPATVATDEKSSFFKQVVTIFKENWQQFLRGTGITLLISIVGTIVGLFIGLLIGVYRTAPLAANRVLAILQKAFGWLLNVYIEIFRGTPMIVQAMVIYYGTAQAFGISLDRTLAAIFIVSINTGAYMSEIVRGGIFAVDKGQFEAATALGFTHNQTMRKIVLPQVIRNILPATGNEFVINIKDTSVLNVISVVELYFSGNTVATQTYQYFQTFFIIAVIYFILTFTVTRILRYIEKRFDSDDYTTGANQMQTKVVN